A stretch of Canis lupus baileyi chromosome 7, mCanLup2.hap1, whole genome shotgun sequence DNA encodes these proteins:
- the RARS2 gene encoding probable arginine--tRNA ligase, mitochondrial isoform X6, which translates to MQFGLLGTGFQLFGYEEKLQSSPLQHLFEVYVQVNKEAADDKNVAKSAHEFFQRLELGDTQALALWQKFRDLSIEEYVRVYKRLGVHFDEYSGESFYREKSQEVLKLLDSKGLLQKTIKGTAIVDLSGNGDPSSICTLMRSDGTSLYATRDLAAAIDRMDKYNFDTMIYVTDKGQKKHFQQVFQMLQIMGYDWAERCQHVPFGVVQGMKTRKGDVTFLEDVLNEIRLRMLQNMASLKTTKVLENPQETAERVGLAALIIQDFKGLLLSDYQFSWDRVFQSRGDTGVFLQYTHARLHSLEETFGCGYLNDFNTACLQEPQSVSILQHLLRFDEVLYRSSQDLQPRHIVRYLLTLSHLAGMAHKTLYVKDSPPEVAGARLHLFRAVRSVLANGMKLLGITPVCRM; encoded by the exons GTTTATGTACAAGTTAATAAAGAAGCAGCGGATGATAAAAATGTAGCAAAATCAGCACATGAGTTCTTCCAGCGATTAGAACTGGGTGATACACAAGCACTTGCACTGTGGCAGAAATTTCGGGACCTGAGCATAGAAGAATACGTGCGGGTTTACAAG CGTCTAGGAGTACACTTTGATGAATACTCCGGAGAATCATTTTATCGTGAAAAATCTCAAGAAGTCTTAAAGTTGCTGGACAGTAAAGGACTCCTACAGAAAACAAT aaaaggaacagcTATAGTGGATCTTTCTGGCAATGGTGACCCCTCCTCAATTTGTACCCTAATGCGAAGCGATGGGACTTCTCTCTATGCAACCAG agacctTGCAGCTGCTATAGATCGAATGGACAAGTATAATTTTGATACAATGATTTATGTG acaGATAAAGggcaaaaaaagcattttcagCAAGTGTTCCAAATGCTTCAGATCATGGGATATGACTGGGCAGAAAG GTGCCAGCACGTGCCCTTTGGAGTGGTGCAGGGAATGAAGACTCGAAAAGGAGATGTTACTTTTCTGGAAGATGTTCTAAATGAGATTCGATTAAGGATGCTGCAGAACATGGCTTCTCTTAAGA CTACCAAAGTACTGGAGAACCCACAGGAAACTGCAGAGAGGGTCGGACTTGCTGCACTCATTATTCAG GACTTCAAAGGTTTACTCTTATCTGATTATCAGTTCAGCTGGGATCGTGTTTTCCAGAGTCGTGGGGACACAGGAGTCTTCCTGCAGTACACACATGCCCGCCTCCACAG TTTGGAAGAGACTTTTGGATGTGGTTATCTAAATGATTTCAACACTGCTTGTTTACAAGAGCCACAGTCTGTTTCCATTCTCCAGCATCTTCTCAG GTTCGACGAGGTACTTTATAGATCATCTCAGGACCTTCAACCCAGGCACATTGTCAGATACCTTCTAACTCTAAG tcATCTTGCAGGTATGGCACACAAGACATTGTATGTGAAAGACAGTCCTCCCGAAGTGGCTGGG gcCAGACTTCATCTTTTCAGAGCTGTGCGTTCTGTCCTAGCCAATGGAATGAAACTTCTTGGAATAACACCTGTATGTAGGAtgtaa